The Methanocaldococcus jannaschii DSM 2661 genome has a segment encoding these proteins:
- a CDS encoding Coenzyme F420 hydrogenase/dehydrogenase, beta subunit C-terminal domain encodes MKYLSAKSKLNIDAQDGGFTTTLLSYCLENGILDAVVVVGDKNWKPVAYLATTPTELLKSTKSKYSISPNNKLLEYATENYDKVGLVGLPCHILGGLQFDLTLKVGLFCTKNFYYDTIKSIIKERFGVNIDEVAKMNITKGKFVVETLKKKGFAGTEKVVYEIPIKEIEKLCNLGCRVCTDFSAKYADVSVGSVGSEDGWNTVIVRNKMVEDIINEMAEKGLIEVKETVDIKAIEKLENIKKKNEEINKCSAYFAVCPALF; translated from the coding sequence ATGAAATATCTTTCAGCAAAATCAAAACTAAATATTGATGCCCAAGATGGTGGATTTACAACAACATTGTTAAGTTACTGCTTAGAAAATGGTATATTGGATGCAGTAGTGGTTGTTGGAGATAAGAATTGGAAGCCAGTAGCTTACTTAGCTACTACACCAACTGAATTACTAAAATCAACAAAAAGCAAATACTCAATATCACCAAACAACAAGTTGTTGGAGTATGCAACAGAAAACTATGATAAAGTTGGATTGGTTGGTTTGCCTTGCCATATATTGGGAGGATTGCAGTTTGATTTAACTTTAAAGGTTGGTTTATTCTGCACTAAAAACTTCTACTATGATACAATAAAAAGCATTATAAAGGAGAGATTTGGAGTTAATATTGATGAAGTAGCTAAAATGAACATTACAAAAGGAAAATTTGTCGTTGAAACACTGAAGAAAAAAGGCTTTGCTGGAACTGAAAAAGTTGTTTATGAAATTCCAATAAAAGAGATTGAAAAACTCTGCAACTTAGGATGTAGGGTTTGCACTGACTTCTCAGCTAAATACGCAGATGTATCAGTTGGAAGTGTTGGAAGTGAAGATGGCTGGAACACAGTAATTGTTAGAAACAAGATGGTTGAGGACATAATAAATGAGATGGCTGAGAAGGGATTAATTGAAGTTAAAGAAACAGTTGATATTAAAGCAATTGAAAAATTGGAAAACATTAAGAAGAAAAACGAAGAGATTAACAAATGCTCTGCATACTTTGCTGTGTGTCCAGCTCTGTTTTAA
- a CDS encoding N-glycosylase/DNA lyase — MLIKKIEELKNSEIKDIIDKRIQEFKSFKNKSNEEWFKELCFCILTANFTAEGGIRIQKEIGDGFLTLPREELEEKLKNLGHRFYRKRAEYIVLARRFKNIKDIVESFENEKVAREFLVRNIKGIGYKEASHFLRNVGYDDVAIIDRHILRELYENNYIDEIPKTLSRRKYLEIENILRDIGEEVNLKLSELDLYIWYLRTGKVLK; from the coding sequence ATGCTAATTAAAAAGATTGAAGAATTAAAAAACTCAGAAATTAAAGATATTATTGACAAAAGAATCCAGGAATTTAAATCTTTTAAAAATAAATCTAATGAGGAGTGGTTTAAAGAGCTGTGTTTTTGCATCTTAACAGCTAATTTTACAGCTGAAGGAGGAATAAGAATTCAGAAAGAAATAGGAGATGGGTTTTTAACACTCCCAAGAGAAGAGTTAGAAGAGAAATTAAAAAATTTAGGTCACAGATTCTATAGAAAGAGAGCAGAGTATATTGTTTTAGCAAGGAGATTTAAAAACATTAAAGATATTGTTGAGAGTTTTGAAAACGAGAAAGTAGCAAGAGAGTTTTTAGTAAGAAACATAAAGGGGATTGGATATAAAGAGGCGAGCCACTTTTTGAGGAATGTTGGTTATGATGATGTTGCTATAATAGATAGGCATATATTGAGGGAACTCTATGAAAACAACTACATTGATGAGATTCCAAAGACATTGAGTAGGAGAAAATACTTAGAGATTGAAAATATATTGAGAGACATTGGAGAAGAGGTTAATTTAAAACTCTCTGAATTGGATTTGTATATCTGGTATTTAAGGACAGGAAAAGTTTTAAAATAA
- a CDS encoding ribosome biogenesis/translation initiation ATPase RLI, producing MRLAIIDYDRCQPKKCSMECMKYCPGVRMGEKTIEIDENTGKPVISEVLCSGCGICVKRCPFKAISIIGLPEELSEDKIVHSYGQNRFKLFGLVIPRDGVVGIIGQNGIGKSTVLRILAGELIPNLGKHDKEPNYDDVIKYFRGTELQEYFEKLKNKGVKAIHKVQYVDILPKVVKGKVGDLLKKVDEKGKFDEVVEKLELKNILDRELSQLSGGELQRVAIAAAYLRNGDIYFFDEPSSWLDIRQRFNAARLIRELNKVVVVEHDLIVLDYLSDYIHIMYGVPSAYGIVSMPKSVRVGINEYLYGELREENIRFRKEPIIFEKRAVIDFKNRPILLSYSSMKKTLGDFKLEVSGGTIYKGEVIGILGPNGIGKTTFVKLLAGVIKPDEGEVIKEGDIKVSYKPQYITPDYDGTVEDLLSSITNIHTSYYKSEIINPLQLEKLLDREVRELSGGELQRVAIAACLSRDADIYLLDEPSAFLDVEQRLRVSKVIRRIADEKEAGMFVVDHDILFQDYISDRFIVFSGEPGKFGVGSSPMNKRDGANKFLKEMQITFRRDPETGRPRANKEGSQRDIMQKEKGEYYYVDE from the coding sequence ATGAGATTGGCCATCATTGATTATGATAGATGTCAGCCAAAGAAATGTTCTATGGAATGTATGAAATACTGTCCAGGAGTTAGAATGGGAGAAAAGACAATAGAGATTGATGAAAACACAGGAAAGCCAGTAATATCAGAAGTTTTATGTTCTGGCTGTGGAATATGTGTTAAGAGATGTCCATTTAAGGCAATATCAATTATTGGATTGCCTGAAGAGCTGAGTGAGGATAAGATAGTTCATTCCTATGGGCAGAATAGATTTAAGTTATTTGGTTTGGTTATCCCAAGAGATGGGGTTGTAGGGATTATTGGGCAGAATGGGATTGGTAAATCCACTGTCTTAAGAATTTTAGCTGGAGAGTTAATTCCTAATTTAGGAAAACATGATAAAGAGCCAAACTATGACGATGTTATAAAATACTTTAGAGGGACTGAACTGCAAGAATACTTTGAAAAATTAAAAAATAAAGGAGTAAAGGCTATCCATAAAGTTCAGTATGTTGATATACTACCAAAGGTTGTTAAAGGAAAGGTTGGAGATTTATTAAAGAAAGTTGATGAAAAGGGCAAATTTGATGAGGTTGTTGAGAAGTTAGAGCTAAAGAATATCTTAGATAGAGAGTTAAGCCAGTTATCTGGAGGAGAGCTGCAGAGAGTAGCTATTGCTGCAGCATATTTAAGAAATGGAGATATATACTTCTTTGACGAACCATCTTCATGGTTAGATATTAGGCAGAGGTTTAATGCCGCAAGATTAATTAGAGAATTAAATAAAGTTGTTGTAGTTGAACACGATTTAATTGTTTTGGATTACTTATCTGATTATATCCATATTATGTATGGGGTTCCATCAGCTTATGGTATTGTCTCAATGCCAAAGAGTGTTAGAGTGGGAATTAATGAATATCTCTATGGGGAGTTGAGGGAAGAGAATATAAGATTTAGAAAAGAGCCAATTATATTTGAGAAGAGGGCAGTTATTGACTTTAAAAATAGGCCAATTTTGTTGAGCTATTCCTCAATGAAAAAGACTTTGGGAGATTTTAAATTAGAGGTTAGTGGAGGAACTATTTACAAAGGAGAGGTTATTGGTATTTTAGGGCCTAATGGTATTGGAAAAACAACATTTGTTAAGTTATTGGCTGGAGTAATTAAGCCAGATGAAGGAGAGGTTATCAAAGAAGGAGATATAAAAGTTTCATACAAACCTCAATATATTACTCCAGATTATGATGGAACAGTTGAAGATTTATTGAGTTCAATAACCAATATACACACTTCCTACTACAAATCAGAGATAATTAATCCTTTACAGTTAGAGAAGCTATTGGATAGGGAAGTTAGAGAGTTGTCAGGTGGAGAGTTGCAGAGGGTTGCTATTGCTGCCTGCTTAAGTAGAGACGCTGATATCTATTTATTGGATGAGCCATCTGCATTTTTAGATGTTGAGCAGAGATTGAGAGTTTCAAAAGTAATAAGAAGAATTGCAGATGAAAAAGAGGCTGGAATGTTTGTTGTTGACCACGACATACTATTCCAAGACTACATTTCAGATAGATTTATTGTATTCAGTGGAGAGCCAGGGAAGTTTGGAGTTGGTAGTAGTCCAATGAATAAGAGAGATGGAGCTAACAAATTCTTAAAAGAAATGCAAATTACATTTAGAAGAGACCCAGAGACAGGAAGGCCAAGAGCTAATAAAGAAGGAAGTCAAAGAGATATTATGCAGAAGGAAAAAGGAGAGTATTATTATGTTGATGAATAA
- the leuB gene encoding bifunctional 3-isopropylmalate/3-methylmalate dehydrogenase: MHKICVIEGDGIGKEVVPATIQVLEATGLPFEFVYAEAGDEVYKRTGKALPEETIETALDCDAVLFGAAGETAADVIVKLRHILDTYANIRPVKAYKGVKCLRPDIDYVIVRENTEGLYKGIEAEIDEGITIATRVITEKACERIFRFAFNLARERKKMGKEGKVTCAHKANVLKLTDGLFKKIFYKVAEEYDDIKAEDYYIDAMNMYIITKPQVFDVVVTSNLFGDILSDGAAGTVGGLGLAPSANIGDEHGLFEPVHGSAPDIAGKKIANPTATILSAVLMLRYLGEYEAADKVEKALEEVLALGLTTPDLGGNLNTFEMAEEVAKRVREE, from the coding sequence ATGCATAAAATATGTGTTATAGAAGGAGATGGAATTGGTAAAGAGGTTGTTCCAGCAACAATTCAAGTTTTAGAAGCTACTGGTTTGCCATTTGAGTTTGTCTATGCTGAGGCAGGGGATGAGGTTTATAAAAGAACTGGTAAGGCATTACCAGAAGAAACAATTGAAACTGCCTTAGACTGTGATGCTGTTTTATTTGGAGCGGCTGGAGAAACAGCGGCAGATGTTATTGTTAAATTGAGGCATATATTGGATACTTATGCAAACATTAGACCAGTTAAAGCATACAAAGGAGTTAAGTGCCTAAGGCCAGATATTGATTACGTTATAGTTAGGGAAAACACTGAAGGGCTTTATAAAGGAATAGAGGCAGAGATTGATGAAGGAATTACAATAGCTACAAGAGTTATAACAGAAAAAGCATGTGAGAGAATATTTAGATTTGCTTTTAACTTAGCAAGGGAAAGAAAGAAGATGGGCAAAGAAGGAAAGGTTACATGTGCTCACAAAGCAAATGTCTTAAAATTAACTGATGGGTTATTTAAAAAGATATTTTATAAAGTTGCAGAGGAATATGACGATATAAAAGCAGAAGATTATTACATAGATGCAATGAATATGTATATCATAACAAAACCGCAAGTATTTGATGTTGTAGTTACTTCCAACTTATTTGGAGATATTTTATCAGATGGAGCTGCTGGAACTGTTGGGGGATTAGGTTTAGCTCCTTCAGCGAATATAGGAGATGAACATGGATTATTTGAGCCGGTTCATGGTTCAGCTCCAGATATTGCTGGAAAAAAGATAGCTAATCCAACAGCTACAATATTAAGTGCTGTTTTAATGCTTAGATACTTAGGAGAGTATGAAGCTGCAGATAAAGTTGAAAAAGCATTGGAGGAAGTTTTAGCTTTAGGTTTAACAACACCTGACTTAGGAGGTAATTTAAATACATTTGAAATGGCTGAAGAAGTAGCTAAAAGAGTAAGAGAAGAATAA
- the ptr2 gene encoding HTH-type transcriptional regulator Ptr2, whose amino-acid sequence MDEKDLKIIEILMRDGRKSYTDIARELGTSESSIRKRVKKLEEEGVIKGYTAIIDPSKIGYNVVALTGFDTEPDKFLNVAKELCKFPEVKKVFTSTGDHMIMTEIWAKDGKEFSDLIFNKIGKIEGIKKICPAIILEQMK is encoded by the coding sequence ATGGACGAAAAAGACCTAAAAATTATCGAAATTCTTATGAGAGATGGAAGAAAATCATACACAGATATAGCAAGGGAGTTAGGAACAAGTGAAAGCTCCATAAGAAAGAGGGTCAAAAAATTGGAAGAGGAAGGAGTTATTAAGGGCTATACTGCAATAATAGATCCATCAAAGATTGGTTATAATGTCGTTGCCTTAACAGGATTTGATACAGAGCCTGATAAATTTTTAAATGTTGCAAAGGAACTCTGTAAGTTTCCAGAAGTTAAGAAGGTATTTACATCAACAGGAGACCACATGATTATGACAGAAATCTGGGCTAAAGATGGAAAAGAGTTCTCTGACTTAATATTTAACAAAATTGGAAAGATTGAAGGAATAAAAAAGATTTGCCCAGCAATTATTTTAGAGCAAATGAAATAA
- a CDS encoding nickel-dependent hydrogenase large subunit — protein sequence MKIRGFESSMMGKDIDFIPPAMTRLCCLNEISHALAGVMAVEKAYNITVPNEGQYLREIARLGEIVEVDAIKLREFKNTDDLADIGNKIKSVLGKKAKYLAVGGVLENISDKRKEKLINLAKEGLNLVDKDFVKLVDERKAKIPLPDVELIDAYNFDANKVETNGLPKTALYDGKVVYSGSLARMYKEGLINSKNLWDVLSSRMIEIEFCLNKIIELLNKLKLTHPYMEPIIKDGKAIGEAVIEGGEGIVYHKVELLGREILDYTILTSENFNKAVLDSVDNDEAKRIIQLCERCYYL from the coding sequence ATGAAAATTAGAGGGTTTGAAAGCTCAATGATGGGGAAAGATATAGATTTTATTCCCCCAGCTATGACAAGGTTATGCTGTTTAAATGAAATCTCCCATGCTTTAGCAGGAGTTATGGCTGTTGAGAAAGCTTATAACATAACAGTTCCAAATGAAGGGCAGTATTTGAGGGAGATTGCAAGATTGGGGGAGATTGTTGAAGTAGATGCAATTAAGTTGAGAGAATTTAAAAATACAGATGATTTAGCAGATATTGGAAACAAAATAAAATCTGTGTTAGGAAAAAAGGCTAAATATTTGGCTGTTGGTGGAGTTTTAGAAAATATAAGTGATAAAAGAAAAGAAAAATTAATTAATTTGGCAAAAGAGGGATTAAACTTAGTTGATAAAGATTTTGTTAAGTTAGTTGATGAGAGAAAGGCAAAGATTCCATTGCCAGATGTTGAGTTGATTGATGCTTATAACTTTGATGCTAATAAAGTGGAAACAAACGGCTTACCAAAAACAGCCCTTTATGATGGAAAGGTAGTTTATAGTGGGTCTTTGGCAAGAATGTATAAGGAGGGCTTAATAAATTCAAAAAACTTATGGGATGTGTTATCTTCAAGAATGATTGAGATAGAATTCTGCTTAAATAAAATTATAGAACTCTTAAACAAATTAAAATTAACACACCCATACATGGAGCCAATTATAAAAGATGGAAAGGCAATTGGGGAGGCTGTTATAGAAGGAGGAGAGGGAATCGTTTATCACAAAGTTGAGTTACTTGGAAGAGAGATTTTGGATTACACAATATTAACAAGTGAGAACTTCAACAAAGCAGTTTTGGATAGTGTAGATAATGATGAAGCAAAAAGAATCATTCAGCTCTGTGAAAGATGCTACTATTTATAA
- a CDS encoding chromate transporter produces MEKRNNPSALNIFMSFLKLGMVAFGGPTAIAYVREMVVDEKKWMDEKSFNNGVALAQIIPGASVMQVAAYVGFYLRGIVGAFAAFMAYALPAFLIMLFLTIIYMHVKSLPKTVSIFEALRIIVVSLAANGTLNFSKKNIRTIGDVFLLLISALLFILKFSPFIVIFVSIFIGFLMYRRDITKLSLKIDIPREKLRIYKYVAYLLFGVFLFNLILYMIDSKLFLLSTLMMKVDVFAFGGGYGSVPFMLHEVVDKYNLMDAKTFMDGIALGQITPGPIVITATFVGYIVGGFIGSIISTISVFTPSFIILLSSIPIFDSLKHNTIFKNILHMILVSFVGLLVAVTIRFALLVDWSIQALIIFIVSFLLLYKKYNMLLVVLLSLVLGYLIL; encoded by the coding sequence ATGGAAAAAAGGAATAATCCTTCTGCTTTAAATATTTTTATGTCTTTTTTAAAACTTGGGATGGTAGCATTTGGGGGACCAACAGCAATTGCCTATGTCAGAGAAATGGTAGTAGATGAGAAAAAATGGATGGATGAAAAAAGTTTTAATAATGGAGTTGCTTTAGCTCAAATAATTCCTGGAGCTTCTGTGATGCAAGTAGCGGCTTATGTTGGGTTTTATCTTAGAGGGATTGTAGGAGCTTTTGCTGCTTTTATGGCTTATGCATTGCCTGCGTTTTTAATCATGTTATTTTTAACAATTATATATATGCATGTTAAATCTTTGCCAAAAACTGTTTCAATTTTTGAGGCTTTAAGAATTATTGTGGTATCATTAGCTGCTAATGGAACACTAAACTTTAGTAAAAAAAATATTAGAACTATCGGGGATGTTTTTTTACTTTTAATATCGGCATTATTATTTATTTTAAAATTTAGTCCGTTTATTGTTATCTTTGTATCGATATTTATTGGATTTTTAATGTATAGGCGTGATATTACAAAACTTTCATTAAAGATAGATATACCAAGAGAAAAGTTAAGAATATATAAATATGTGGCTTATCTGTTATTTGGAGTGTTTTTATTTAATTTAATTCTTTATATGATTGATTCAAAATTATTCCTACTTTCAACACTTATGATGAAAGTTGATGTTTTTGCTTTTGGTGGGGGATATGGGTCAGTTCCCTTTATGTTGCATGAGGTTGTAGATAAATACAATCTAATGGATGCTAAAACCTTTATGGATGGAATTGCATTAGGGCAAATAACGCCAGGACCCATAGTAATAACTGCCACATTTGTAGGATATATTGTTGGAGGTTTTATTGGAAGTATTATTTCTACTATAAGCGTTTTTACACCTTCGTTCATAATATTGTTATCTTCAATTCCAATATTTGACAGTTTAAAACATAATACCATTTTCAAGAATATTTTACATATGATATTAGTATCATTCGTTGGCTTGCTGGTAGCAGTAACTATAAGATTTGCACTCTTAGTTGATTGGTCAATACAGGCATTAATAATATTTATTGTATCATTTCTATTGTTGTATAAAAAATATAATATGTTATTAGTTGTATTACTAAGCTTAGTTTTGGGATATTTAATATTATAA
- a CDS encoding NADH-quinone oxidoreductase subunit B family protein, which produces MTGCGSCGKIIKNIEKKYYNQLKEKDIVLVGGAVNLDDEEEVKKIMEIRKNSKVLIAVGSCAVSGGFQRMLIGLENGFPQRFVRIGDVVKVDYAIIGCPPDEEEVERIVKAVIEKDKEIVDSYLILKPYEVIAGKPIIDAYMKVNDVLLTSNKELCLGCDDKPINDEFCTGCGTCVAKCPANALTIDEKPKVNISKCIKCGTCFFNCIRVKEALLP; this is translated from the coding sequence ATGACCGGATGCGGTTCTTGTGGTAAGATTATCAAAAACATTGAAAAGAAGTATTATAACCAATTAAAAGAAAAGGACATTGTTTTGGTTGGAGGAGCTGTTAATTTGGATGATGAGGAAGAAGTTAAAAAAATAATGGAAATTAGAAAAAACTCAAAAGTATTGATAGCAGTTGGTAGCTGTGCTGTAAGTGGGGGTTTCCAAAGAATGCTTATTGGTTTAGAGAATGGCTTCCCACAAAGATTTGTTAGAATAGGAGATGTTGTTAAGGTAGATTATGCAATAATTGGCTGCCCACCAGATGAAGAAGAGGTTGAAAGAATAGTTAAGGCAGTTATTGAAAAAGACAAGGAAATCGTTGATTCATACTTAATACTAAAACCTTATGAAGTTATTGCTGGAAAACCAATTATTGATGCCTATATGAAAGTTAATGACGTTTTATTAACTTCAAATAAAGAGTTATGTTTAGGATGTGATGATAAGCCAATAAATGATGAGTTCTGTACTGGTTGTGGAACATGCGTTGCTAAGTGTCCAGCAAACGCTTTAACAATTGATGAAAAGCCAAAGGTCAATATAAGCAAGTGTATTAAATGCGGAACTTGCTTCTTCAACTGTATAAGGGTAAAGGAAGCATTATTGCCGTAA
- a CDS encoding acetylornithine transaminase has translation MSQENWIDLEKKYHLQIYGRLPVVLVEGKGMEVYDIDGKKYLDFLAGIGVNNVGHCHPKVVEAIKKQAETLIHTSNIYYTIPQIKLAKKLVELSGLDRAFFCNSGAEANEGAIKFARKYVSKVLGREGGEIISMYNAFHGRTLTTLAATPKPKYQDGFYPLPPGFKYVPFNDIEALKEAITDKTAAIMIEPVQGEGGIHVADKDYLKAVRDLCDDKNIVLIFDEVQCGMGRTGRMFAFEHYGVEPDILTLAKALGGGVPIGAVVLKEEIAKALSYGDHGTTFGGNPLACSAALASVEVIEELIKDDKVIEKGKYFIRKLENLIEKYNFIKEVRGLGLMIGAELEFNGADIVKKMLEKGFLINCTSDTVLRFLPPLIVEKEHIDALINALDEVFTEIKK, from the coding sequence ATGAGCCAAGAGAATTGGATAGATTTAGAGAAAAAATACCATCTCCAAATCTACGGAAGATTACCAGTTGTTTTAGTTGAAGGTAAAGGAATGGAAGTTTATGATATTGATGGAAAGAAATATCTTGATTTCTTAGCTGGAATTGGAGTTAATAATGTAGGGCATTGTCATCCAAAGGTTGTTGAAGCAATAAAAAAACAGGCTGAAACTTTAATCCATACCTCCAACATATATTACACAATCCCTCAAATAAAATTAGCTAAAAAGTTAGTTGAGCTAAGTGGTTTGGATAGAGCATTTTTCTGCAACAGTGGAGCTGAAGCTAACGAAGGAGCTATAAAGTTTGCAAGGAAGTATGTATCAAAAGTATTAGGAAGAGAAGGAGGAGAAATAATCAGCATGTATAACGCATTTCATGGTAGAACTTTAACAACACTGGCAGCAACACCAAAACCAAAGTATCAGGATGGGTTTTATCCTCTACCTCCTGGATTTAAGTATGTTCCATTCAACGATATAGAGGCGTTAAAGGAGGCTATAACAGACAAAACCGCTGCTATAATGATTGAGCCTGTTCAGGGAGAAGGAGGAATTCATGTAGCTGATAAAGATTATTTAAAGGCCGTTAGGGATTTATGTGATGATAAAAATATCGTCTTAATCTTTGATGAAGTGCAGTGTGGAATGGGGAGAACTGGAAGGATGTTTGCCTTTGAGCATTATGGTGTTGAGCCAGATATTTTAACATTGGCAAAAGCCCTTGGAGGGGGGGTCCCAATAGGAGCTGTTGTTTTAAAGGAAGAGATTGCAAAGGCATTGAGTTATGGAGACCATGGAACAACGTTTGGAGGAAATCCATTGGCTTGCTCTGCCGCTTTGGCGTCAGTTGAAGTTATAGAGGAATTGATTAAAGATGATAAAGTTATAGAGAAAGGTAAATATTTCATTCGAAAACTCGAAAACCTTATAGAGAAATACAACTTCATAAAAGAGGTTAGGGGATTAGGATTAATGATTGGAGCAGAGCTTGAATTTAATGGAGCTGATATTGTTAAGAAAATGCTTGAGAAAGGATTTTTAATCAACTGTACTTCTGACACAGTTTTAAGATTTTTACCTCCATTAATTGTAGAGAAAGAGCATATAGATGCTTTAATTAATGCATTGGATGAAGTATTTACTGAGATAAAAAAATAA
- a CDS encoding ATP-binding protein: MAVEIIVDREKCIGCGRCYDVCPKGPLIWTKDENGKYYAYDVEYCHNCKFCAGRCPTNAILIKVVKPKKKDENKNKK, translated from the coding sequence ATGGCGGTTGAGATAATTGTAGATAGGGAGAAATGCATTGGATGTGGAAGATGTTATGATGTATGTCCAAAAGGGCCGTTAATATGGACAAAAGATGAAAACGGAAAATACTATGCCTATGATGTAGAATACTGCCACAACTGTAAGTTTTGTGCTGGTAGATGCCCTACAAATGCAATATTAATTAAAGTGGTTAAACCAAAAAAGAAAGATGAAAATAAAAATAAAAAGTAA